In Thermodesulfobacteriota bacterium, a genomic segment contains:
- a CDS encoding ABC transporter ATP-binding protein, which produces MILRTEKISRHFGGLRAVDGVDFTLKEGQLKSIIGPNGAGKTTLFNLIAGVHEPTGGKVFFRDKDITRLSLHQTSRLGITKTYQITHIFPGLSVFENVRIAAQSRVTAFNFWRSTHTLSALNEKTLDILRQVELLEKRMWLASTLSHGERRYLEIGIALATDPQILLLDEPTAGMSVAETAMCAELIRKLNRELKLSIVLVEHDMSVVMGISEEILVLNEGKVLAEGTPREVSDNREVQRVYLGEEKYA; this is translated from the coding sequence ATGATCCTCAGAACGGAAAAGATCTCCAGGCATTTCGGCGGCCTGCGCGCCGTCGACGGGGTGGACTTCACGCTGAAGGAGGGGCAGCTCAAGTCGATCATCGGCCCCAACGGCGCCGGGAAGACGACCCTGTTCAACCTGATCGCGGGGGTCCACGAGCCGACGGGGGGGAAGGTGTTCTTCCGGGACAAGGACATCACCCGGCTGTCGCTGCACCAGACCTCGCGCCTCGGGATCACCAAGACCTACCAGATCACCCACATCTTTCCGGGCCTCAGCGTGTTCGAGAACGTGCGCATCGCGGCGCAGTCGCGGGTGACCGCGTTCAATTTCTGGCGGTCGACCCACACGCTCTCCGCGCTGAACGAGAAGACGCTCGACATCCTGCGGCAGGTGGAGCTGCTGGAAAAACGGATGTGGCTCGCCTCCACCCTCTCCCACGGAGAGCGGCGCTATCTGGAGATCGGCATCGCCCTGGCGACCGATCCGCAGATCCTGCTGCTCGACGAGCCGACGGCCGGGATGAGCGTCGCGGAAACCGCGATGTGCGCCGAGCTGATCCGGAAGCTGAACCGGGAGCTGAAGCTCTCGATCGTCCTGGTCGAGCACGACATGAGCGTGGTCATGGGGATCTCGGAGGAGATCCTGGTGCTGAACGAGGGGAAGGTCCTCGCCGAGGGGACGCCGAGGGAGGTGAGCGACAACCGGGAGGTGCAGCGGGTGTACCTGGGGGAAGAGAAATATGCTTGA
- a CDS encoding ABC transporter ATP-binding protein — translation MLELKGVNTFYGYSHILHDLSIEVKEGEIVVLLGRNGVGKSTTMKTIMGVQAPRSGNVVFRGEEIAGLPPHRIARKGISLIPEDRRVIPNLTVQENLRLGSLVRGKDKDMDAMLQTVFGYFPRLKERLKQEGGKLSGGEQQMLTIGRGLMAKPKLMLIDEPSEGLAPKIVHEIMEIIKKLQEDGVTILLVEQHAEAAMRLSRNLRAYIMEKGEIRLHGTLDELRGRMDEVERCLGAKI, via the coding sequence ATGCTTGAGCTCAAGGGCGTCAACACCTTCTACGGGTACAGCCACATCCTCCACGACCTCTCCATCGAGGTGAAGGAGGGGGAGATCGTCGTCCTCCTCGGGCGCAACGGCGTCGGCAAGAGCACCACCATGAAGACCATCATGGGGGTGCAGGCGCCCCGCAGCGGGAACGTCGTCTTCCGCGGCGAGGAGATCGCCGGGCTTCCGCCCCACCGGATCGCCCGAAAGGGGATCTCCCTCATCCCCGAGGACCGGCGGGTCATTCCCAACCTCACGGTGCAGGAGAACCTACGGCTGGGCTCCCTGGTCCGCGGGAAGGACAAGGACATGGACGCGATGCTCCAGACGGTGTTCGGGTACTTCCCCCGCCTCAAGGAGCGGCTGAAGCAGGAGGGCGGCAAGCTCTCCGGCGGCGAGCAGCAGATGCTCACCATCGGGCGGGGATTGATGGCGAAGCCGAAGCTGATGCTCATCGACGAGCCGAGCGAGGGACTCGCCCCGAAGATCGTCCACGAGATCATGGAGATCATCAAGAAGCTCCAGGAGGACGGGGTGACCATCCTGCTCGTGGAGCAGCACGCCGAGGCCGCGATGCGCCTTTCCAGGAACCTCCGGGCGTATATCATGGAGAAGGGGGAGATCCGCCTGCACGGCACGCTCGACGAGCTCCGGGGCCGGATGGACGAGGTGGAGCGCTGCCTCGGGGCGAAGATCTGA
- a CDS encoding N-acyl homoserine lactonase family protein — MGYRIVPLNTGTIFVDQGVYCTMGRGNGTTVGIPSTAWYVTDGAERILVDTGMCDTERANRWHHHAVQPEGGRIDLLLMERAQVRPEDIDAVIFTHLHWDHCSNMKMFRNAAYYVQARELEFALDPTLPPYYRSYEAPILGIEPPFAGCDFITVEGEYSYNDSIALFPTPGHSVGHQSVAVRTEAGTVVIAGDAVFVEENLKGDPEHLLEFLPIGRYVNYFDMWNSFKEIRRRADIVLPGHDCRVFRRPSWP; from the coding sequence ATGGGGTACCGGATCGTTCCGCTCAACACCGGGACCATCTTCGTGGACCAGGGGGTCTACTGCACCATGGGCCGGGGGAACGGGACGACCGTCGGGATCCCGTCCACCGCCTGGTACGTCACGGACGGCGCGGAGCGCATCCTCGTCGACACCGGGATGTGCGACACGGAGCGGGCGAACCGGTGGCACCACCATGCCGTCCAGCCGGAAGGAGGAAGGATCGACCTCCTGCTCATGGAGCGCGCGCAGGTCCGGCCGGAGGACATCGACGCCGTGATCTTCACGCACCTCCACTGGGACCACTGCTCGAACATGAAGATGTTCCGGAACGCCGCCTATTATGTGCAGGCGAGGGAGCTGGAATTCGCGCTCGACCCCACGCTGCCGCCCTACTATCGTTCCTACGAGGCGCCGATCCTGGGGATCGAGCCGCCCTTCGCGGGATGCGATTTCATCACGGTCGAAGGCGAATACTCGTACAACGACTCCATCGCGCTGTTCCCGACGCCGGGCCATTCCGTCGGCCACCAGTCCGTCGCCGTCCGGACGGAGGCGGGGACGGTCGTGATCGCCGGGGACGCCGTCTTCGTCGAGGAAAACCTGAAAGGAGACCCGGAGCACCTCCTCGAATTTTTACCGATCGGCAGGTACGTCAACTACTTCGACATGTGGAACAGCTTCAAGGAAATCCGCAGGCGCGCGGACATCGTACTGCCGGGGCACGACTGCCGGGTGTTCCGCCGCCCGTCCTGGCCTTGA